GATGTTTAGTGCACTGTCTGCAGTAAGAGCAAAAAATCAGACACTTCTAGCCTCATCAATAGGggactgattaaataaattaggATAAgcttataccatggaatactatgcagccatcaAAAATCACAGAGCAGATATATATGCTCTGAGATGGGAAGATGGCCCCAATCTATCACtgagaagaaaaaagcaaatgacaGAGCAGCAGGTTTACAAATTGAtccagcttttgttttttaaataagtgcaTCTATATGCCTGGAAACATTTTGCCAATCACTGGTTGCTTTTAAGGAGTTCGATTAGGAAGGGAGAATGGAGCAATGTGAAACTTTTAAACTAGACACATTTGCACCTTTTACAATTGTATTTAACATTATTCACCAAAGAAAGCATCAGGCACCTCCCGCAAGCCTGGGCCAAGTCCCTGAGCGTCCAACCAAGGGgtcagagaagaaacagaaatgaaaatctaACAAGTTGAGTGGTGATCAGTGTTAGGAAAAAATAATGAGAGATAAGGGCTGAAAGGGGTGGGGCTTGGGGTCAGGAGCAGTTTCTCTGAACAAAGTTCCATTTGAGCAGAGGCAGCAATACTTTTAGTAGTTAAAAAGGGGgaggatagagctcagtggtagagcccgtgcttagcatgcacaaggtcctgggttcaattctcagtacctctgtcaaacaaataaataaataaacctaattcccccagCACCCCCCCCAAACAgggatacagaaataaataaaagaaaaaaataataacatatcgtgcagccattaaaaattattttaaaagaaaaagagagggagggaagcagacAGTAACCCCCCTCTCTGCCTTTACAGACGAGTTTTTCCATTTCATCCTCCTCTGCTTTGCCATCGGGGCCTTGCTGGTGTGTTATCACTATTACACAGGTGAGCGGGGGGCCGCGTGGGCACGCGGGGCGGGGGCCAGACCGTCCGGCTGACCGCTCTGTCCTTGCCACCCGCGCAGACTGGTTCATGTCCCTCGGGGTCGGCCTGCTCACCTTCGCCTCGCTGGAGACCGTCGGCATCTACTTTGGCCTGGGTGAGGCCCCCGCACAGGGACTCTGGGAGGGCGGTGGTTGGACTGGCTACAGGGGGCCCAGCAGGGACCAGAAGGCCACGGCCTAAACATTTTGTAAAGATTTCTTTATGCTCGTGTTTTCTTCCTGACCGCTTTCGAGGTCAGTGTGAGGTCGTTGGCAAAACCCCCGGGGGGAAAAATGGGCTGCTCCATAAAAATACAACCCAAACAGTGTGACGTGGCAAACCGACAGACTTAGTCAGATGCTGAAAACAAGTCAGTCGGTGGAGGTGGGTCCTGAATTTGCCGAGCTTCCTGGCATTGTTACTGCTGTTCGTGgttgtttttaataataataagccTAGTACTATGATCTAAGCTGAAGAGCTTTGTTTGCGTGGACTGGGCCCCTGTCCAGGGGTGGGCGGCGGGAGGGCTGACCCCGGCTCCCCCCACGGGTACAAAGCTCAACCACCTTTCTCTTTTCTGAGCAGTGTACCGGATCCACAGCATCCTGCATGGCTTCATCCCTCTTTTGCAGAAGTTTAGACTGATAGGTAACTCTACGTTTTCCCTGTGTTCACTTTTCCCCTCCCTGCCGGAGTCTTCTGTTGCAGAAGAGGCTTAGCGTATAGAAAAGAGCACGGGGCCTGCAGTCGGAGCCTGGGTTCCagtccttcctcctccagttttCCACTTCTGGGGCCCTGGGGCCTcttttagcctcagtttcctcacttggaaGATGGGTGTAATAATACTTCCAGCACAAAGGTGTTGTGAAAATCAAGTGAGGAGTGGACGTAGAAGTCCTTAAGTCTGGACCACTGTAGAGAAGTAGAGGGAATCTGGATATTCCTCCGTCTCTCATGGAACGTTGCACTTCTCCAAACAATATCCTGTCTGTGATTTTCTTTCCCTAGTAAcagctgggggtgggagtgggtttTAGTTATCTTACACTTGGCTGAGGAgcaaacggaggctcagagaggtagagcgacttgcccaggatcacacagccagAGTGGCTGGGCGGGGCTAAAGGAGATCCTCTTTTGACCAGCAGCTCTGTGCCTGAGAAGCCAGGGGCTGTGTGTCTCTGCTGGGGACTTCTGTCTCCTTTCATCCATCTCATTCATCAAGGGGTGATTAGTTGCCATAGCTGTGGGCCATGGAGGCCTGTGGCCTCTGGAGTGACTACCTTATCCCAGCTATGAGGGGTATTTGGGCATCTGGGGTAAGGGTGGGGAGGAGTCCTGGCTGCCTTCAGAATCCCATGCCATCCTGCAGGCTTTGCCTTCCAGGGTTCAGGAGGACCAACTGAAGCCAGTGCCGGGTGGGCATCCAGGCCAGGCCTCGGCGTGACCACCCCTACCTTCTCTCAGCACATGAGGATGGCGCAACATTCCAGGAGACACGTGGGCGGGACAAGACACAGCAATAAAGACAGCGCTTTTTCTTCCATGTGGTCTGAATGTTGGCACCAGCCGGGCCAAGGTGCCCTTCAGGCAGCATTGGCCCCAACCCAGCTGCAGGATGGAAGGACGGGAGGGGTGCGGGCCTGCGCCCTTCATGGGACCTGGATCAGCAGGACGACCCTGTGACGTCACTCCTCTCAGGAGACGGGAGGAGACCCCTGGTCCCTGCAAGCTGTAATCTGTCTGGGCTTGTGATTTCTCTTAAGTCCCCAGGCCATCCCGGGACAGACAGACAGTCCACTGCCCAGAGGCAGAGAACCACCACATTGGGCCCCTGGGGTGAACCTGATACAGGTGAGATATTGAGGACTAAAGCCACAGTATCCAGGCATCTTCCCTCAGCCCTGTCACCTGGTGCCAGCCCTGCTACCCTTGGACTCTATCAAGATTCAAATAAACATTCTCTTCCCTGGACTAAAAAGAGTCAGCTAAGTATTTCTTTAGGTTTTTTGAGTGCAAGGATACATTTGGGGTCTTCTTTGACCCTATCTTGTCAGATAGAATACGTTGTCCTACTGGATAAAGTATAAAAGGGAATAAATGTAAAAAAGCCCCTCATTTTAGGTCCACGACTTCAACTGCATAGGTTTGGAATGTGAGACAGGGTTTCACAAACATTCTTGTGAAAAAGATCGGGGGTTGTTAGGTACTACTCGAAGCTCAACAAATACCAAAGAAATGAGATAAGGGCACAGAACAAAATCCATTGCAAACTTGGGTTGCATTAATTGAGGTATAGAGTCTAGACTGAAGGAGGTGATAGTAGGTTCCCTTGTTCAGTTCTAGAGTCACATATCAAGAGTGACAGTGACAAACTAGAGAATACACAGAAGAAACCAGAGTGAGGATATAAAGAATAATTGAAGAAGTGGGAACTTTCCTCAAAAGGGAGCCTGGAGTGCACAGATAAGATTTTTATCAAATGTACAAATAGAATGCAAGGTTTCACAATAGAAACATAAACTTGCTGACTGGAGGGCAGTGAGGGTAGCCTTCCCTGTccagcctcggtttcctcatctggacaATAGGCTCACAGTAGCGCCCACCTCACAGTGCATGGTGAgggttctgggagataattgcctttctggcacatagtagaggCTCAGTAGGTGGGAGGCACTTGATTTGGGCAGAGGCCACATCCAAGCCTTTAGGGTCAGTCAGGCAAAGTCAGCCCAATGTAGAAAAtggggagcaggagagagagggagcaggagagCTGATCCCTGACCAGAGGGATTTCCAGCCAGGGCTAGCCAGGAAAACAGAACTTGGCAGGTGTTCTAACAGAGAGATCTATTTATAGTGGGTATGTTAAGTGGGTGCAGGATCTTCGAAAAGGCAAAAAGGGACCACCGAGGTATCACAGAGCCTGACAGGGAGGCAGCCACCAGTTGGGGCTGGGGGAACAAAGGAAAGAGAACTATGAAGCTGGGGAGAGGGCCCCACAGAGCTAGGACCCTGACCTCTGAGGAGGGGTCCTGCCTGAGGAATGTCTCTAAGAGGAGCCTGATGAGGCTGGTTCTAGAAATGCAGGACCAGTGATGTCAGACCTCCAATTTCTCAGCAGAAGCAGGaaacccagatttttttttttttaatgttggcaactaattttcttaaacaataaattttttaaaattttattatttttgtttgttttgtttttgtttggggggtaggtaattaggtttatttatttaatttatttaatggaggtaccaggtattgaacccaggacctcatgtatgctaagcatgtactctaccactgagcaatacccaaCCCCTGCTactaatcttttaaaattccaaattctgctatggaaaacagtatagtggttcctcaaaaaatttaaaaatagaattacattATGATCCAAAAAATCTACTTCTGGATACAtacacaaaagaattgaaagagatcgaaagaaatatttgcacacccatgttcataatTCATGATTCACAGTTGCCAacagatggaaacaacccaagtgtctattgatgaatgaaaggataaacaaaatatggtctatgcacacaatggaatattactcagcctttaaaatgaataaaattccaACAtatgcgacaacatggatgaaccttgaagacattatactaagtgaaataagccagtcataaaaggacaaatgtggatgattccacttatatgaagtccCTAAAGAGTCAAACccatagagacaggaagcaggATGGTGGGTgcaggggctgggagatggggaatgaggagttagtgtttaatggggacagagtttccgctggggaagatgaaaaagtccagGAGAtgaacagtggtgatggttgcacaacagtgtgaatgttcTTAATGCCCCTGAATGGTACAGTTAAACACAAttaagatggtgaattttatgttatgtgtatgttaccacaatttaaaaaaacatttcaaatcatTGGTGGTCAGATAAAACCGTGCCCTGGGGGGCTCTCCATAGTGTTAAGCTGGAGACAGCAGCCGAAGGAGGTGCACGCAATGGAAGAGAAAGCCAGGGCAAGATGAAGGCCACCGTCATTTCTGTTCGACCTTCCAATTTTGGACAGCCCGACTGCCTCGTGGGGATATGCTGCTGGTAACCTTGCCTTTCTGGGCCCAGTTATTAAAGGAGGGGCTCAGGTGGATTAGGTTGTAAGAGCCTCTCAGGCCCTGGGAGAGAAAGCCCCCCATCCAGGATCACAGCGGCGGGTCTCCCTGCTTGAGTGCGCTGCCACCCtggggccccagcccccagcgCTGCCCTTGGACCCCCTCACTGCCTCTCTGCCCAGCCACAGCTCAAGGCCAGTGCCAGCGGGGTCTGGTTACACCTCAGGCGTCAAACAGATTCTGGCAGCCCCAGTCCAACAAGCAGTCTAAAAATAAAGCGCTGAATCCTGAGTCCAGGCAGGCAGGGTTGCGAAGCgcggggggaggggcggagggcTTGGGTGGAGTAGGCGGCTGTCTCTGGTTGCGCTGGTTTCTGCTGTGACCACAGCGGAGGGAGGACACGGGTGTGGGAGTATTTCGAGGCCATCCAAGCCCTCGCgctgagaggagaaaggagagaaggtcAGGAGGGCTGGGGCAGTTGCTGTCTGCTTCTCCTGCCGTGGCCCGGGAGCCCTCTGTCTACTCCAGGGGACCTGGGCGGGCGGGACCAGAGATGGAGCCAGAAATGCTGCTAGCTGGGCAAAGTGCTTGAcgtgggggctgggctctgccaggTGGACGTAAGGAAGGGCTTTGCAGGCAGAGGACGCAGGCAGGGAGGACTGAAAGGCTAGCACGTCTGGGGGCAACAGGTATGAGTGCAGCGTGGCTGAGGAGGAGCGAGGATCAGCGGGCCAGGGCACACCCAGGGGAAATGGCCCCCTTCCCCTGGCAGGACCTTGAGAGCTGGGATGAGGAGCTGAGACTTTAGCCTGAGGACACTGGGGAGCCAGGGAAGGTGTCCGAGCAGAGGAGTGGCACCGTGAGgttgcattttagaaaaatccCTCTGGTGGCCCTGTGGGGCCATGAGGATGAGCATGACCTCCAGCTACAGGAATGGTAATTGACCAAGGGCTGCCTGGATCTGTGTTTGCACCGAGGCCCTGCTCCCAGCCACAGACCTAACGAGATGGGAGGGACGCTAAGCAGACCCCTTCCTGGGAGGGACGGCATGCCTCTGACAGCACACTTTGGCTTGTGGGCTCCCCGACACCTGCCAAACCGCCCTTAGACTCCCCGACACCTGCCAAACCATCTGTAGACTCCCCGGCCGGCCTACTaagcccttcccccagccctccttccctctctccttaaCCTGGGGCCAGATCTGCCTGAGGCCCTCCCAGCCTGCCACTCCTGTGGCGTTTTCTCTGCTACAGGTGCTTTCCCTGATGACATCCTTCCCTATGTCGTCTCATCCTGGTGCTGGCTTCTCAGCAGGCGCACCTAGCGGGATAAGACGAGAGGCAGGGCCCCGAGAGCAGCGCGGGAGGGTAGATTCGGAGACACTGAAGCCTAGCCCACAGTCTGACTGGAAGTGTGCACCACCCACACCACGGCTTTTTCCCCGTCGTCAGAGTTTTTAATATGCAGTAGGGCAACCCCCTCTGTCCATATTGGTCTCCCCAGCCAGCCTCTGAGTCTGTTcgataaataaatgagtgagtgaatgaaagaagTGAAGGGAAAAAGAGGGGTCGAGGATGATCCCAGAGCTCCATTTTGGACCAATTGGTGGATGGTTATAGTCAATATTTGCTATTTGCCCCGGTGTTTTTCCCGCACAATTTTCCCTTGAAGAATAAACCTGTACTGTTTGGTGCATCAAAGGAGACTATCAAGAGTGAAAAGACTACCTGTAGAATGacagaaagtatttgcaaatcagaCATCCGATAAGGGTTTaacatccagaatatattaaaaaaaaaaaaaaaaaagcttgtacAACTCAACAGTAACAAAACAAACCACCTAATTCAAAAATGAGAGATAAAAAAGGCAACAGAATTGAATAGGCATTCCTCcaaagaagttatttttttaatggccaaTGAGCACAAGAGAGCAGGTTTACAATGGATTGGATGAGGCTCACTCACACTGGGGACGGCAGTCGGCTTTACTCAACATtgttagtcattagagaaatgaaaatcaaaaccacaacgaggtgccacttcacacccattagaatggcttttattttctaaaaaagggaaaataacaagtattggtgaggatgtggagaaattgaaacctttGTGCATtgccggtgggaatgtaaaaaaaatgcttcaaccactatgaaaaacagttttggcagtttctcaaagttAAACAGAgaacccaacaattccacttctagatatagactcaaaataattgaaaacagggaCTTAAACaggtatttgcacacccatgttcacagcagcattattcacagcagcTGAACTGTAAAAGCAGCCCACCTGTCCATCAATGACGGATGAGTGAATGCATAAAAAAGATGTGCTcaacacacacaatggactattattcagccataaaaaggaatgaattctgacacctgctacagcatggatgaacctgaaggacattatgccaagtgaaataaaccagtcataaaataatgactatcatatgattccatttacatgagatACTAGAATAGgcagattcatagagacaaaaagtatcATAGAAATTAccaggtgctgggggaggggggagggcggttattgcttaatgggcacagagtttccaTTTAAAGTGATGAGAAAGCTCTGGAAatggataatggtgatggttaGAAGACATTGTGAATTTACAAATGACaagtatacattaaaaaatggttaaatggtaaAGTTTATGTGATGTatgttttaacacacacacacacacacacacacacacacacacacacacacacacacacacacacacacccaccacaaAAACCTGAACCTAACGGATTTTGGAGGGTTGATGCCACCACCATCTCCCCGGTGGTTTCCGATGAACTTCAGCCCATTTGCACGTTCCAGTCACTGATTGAGGTGCTATTACGGGGTACGGACACCAGGGGGGCTCTAACCAGTGAGCCTCCGTAAGGCGAGGTTTCCTAGCAACGGAGAAAACATTGAGGAGGACGCTCCCTGAGGTAACTCGGGCGTTTGGGCTCCTGCACCTGCCGGGTGTGCCCGAGCCCTGCTTCTGGCACCCGGAGCGTCTCTGCTGGGTCTCAGAGCATCCTTGACCTTTCCTGATGAGGGGCTCTTCCTCCAAACGCAAGGTGAGGTCTCACATCGCCAAGCTCTTTTCCTGCTCATGTCAGATAAGGACTGAGGGCTCTTCTCTGGAAAACTCCAAACATGTTGTAGGGTTTCCCTCAAAAAACGGAGGAAATTAACAAGGGGCTTTGTCCAGAGCCTTCGAAGTTACCAGGTAGcaaaaaagaaagctttcaaGATTTGTGCTGTAGTGGAAGTTTTCTGGATTGTAGACAAAACAGAacgttttaaaataaattggtaAATAGGAACACTTGAAGCTAGGTTGGGTGGGTAATAGTAAGGAATACATTAAGAAGAGCTCTCCCATACTTTGTTTCACTTGGTTTCATAGCTACTCTGGAATCAGTCCGTTTCataaatgaaaaaactgaggcccgAATATGTTAAGTGGTGAGACGTCCAGAGCTTTCCTCCTAATCCAgttcacaaaagaataaatatttactagtttatttttaaagaggggAAGCTGTTGTTTCtaataaaggaatgaaaattaaaacaacaggaagATAACTTATTTTCTCCATTAAATTAGCAAAGCTATTTAAAATCATAACCCCTCACACTAGGGAGGCGGTTTGGAGTTTGGCAGTCTTTACAATACTTAGCGGCAGTGGAAACCAGCAGCCGGTTTTTGAAAGTGAAGTCAGGCAACACCTAGCAGGAGTCGTA
The genomic region above belongs to Camelus bactrianus isolate YW-2024 breed Bactrian camel chromosome 17, ASM4877302v1, whole genome shotgun sequence and contains:
- the TMEM40 gene encoding transmembrane protein 40 isoform X1, which translates into the protein MQLRPREAKGLAAGHTASESGKESGRTPQSLHEAACCLSAGKAMETSESLQDHSQVHGEAEDLDYGEQDREAGLFSQEQHERDKSSSSSSSSSSSSSSSSSGAELGESDVLKDELQLYGGAPGEVVPSGESGLILRRRGSDPASGEVEASQLRRLNIKKDDEFFHFILLCFAIGALLVCYHYYTDWFMSLGVGLLTFASLETVGIYFGLVYRIHSILHGFIPLLQKFRLIGFAFQGSGGPTEASAGWASRPGLGVTTPTFSQHMRMAQHSRRHVGGTRHSNKDSAFSSMWSECWHQPGQGALQAALAPTQLQDGRTGGVRACALHGTWISRTTL
- the TMEM40 gene encoding transmembrane protein 40 isoform X2, coding for METSESLQDHSQVHGEAEDLDYGEQDREAGLFSQEQHERDKSSSSSSSSSSSSSSSSSGAELGESDVLKDELQLYGGAPGEVVPSGESGLILRRRGSDPASGEVEASQLRRLNIKKDDEFFHFILLCFAIGALLVCYHYYTDWFMSLGVGLLTFASLETVGIYFGLVYRIHSILHGFIPLLQKFRLIGFAFQGSGGPTEASAGWASRPGLGVTTPTFSQHMRMAQHSRRHVGGTRHSNKDSAFSSMWSECWHQPGQGALQAALAPTQLQDGRTGGVRACALHGTWISRTTL